From one Humulus lupulus chromosome 8, drHumLupu1.1, whole genome shotgun sequence genomic stretch:
- the LOC133797533 gene encoding hydroquinone glucosyltransferase-like, translated as MAQQPQAQKPHVAILPSPGMGHLIPLVEFAKRLVTAHDFTITFVVPTDGPAPSKTQKSVLSALPEAIDHVFLPPVNFDDLPEGTKIETMITLTVTRSLPALRDVMKSMLSRFGSVSALVVDLFGTDAFDVAREFNLLSYIFYPSTAMALCLFLHLPILDETVSGEFREMSEPVRIPGCIPIPGKELLDPVQDRKNDAYKYTLHNAKRYRLADGIVVNSFLELETGAVTALTKSESGKPPVYPVGPLVNMEPATKADESNCLAWLDKQPHGSVLFVSFGSGGTLSSEQINELALGLEMSEQRFLWVVRRPNDKVTNATYFSGTAQNESSFDFLPNGFLERTKGRGLVVPSWAPQSQILSHGSTGGFLSHCGWNSTLESVFNGVPLVAWPLYAEQRMNAFMLTEEIKVALRPKESENRVVQREEIAKVVKSLIEGEEGKNLRNRMKDLKEAAAKALSPNGASTKALSEVADKWKNKTCN; from the coding sequence ATGGCTCAACAACCTCAAGCTCAGAAACCCCACGTGGCGATTCTACCGTCTCCGGGGATGGGCCACCTCATCCCTCTCGTCGAGTTCGCCAAGCGTCTGGTGACAGCCCATGATTTCACCATCACGTTCGTCGTTCCAACCGACGGCCCCGCACCTTCAAAGACCCAGAAGTCCGTGCTGAGCGCCTTGCCGGAGGCAATCGACCACGTGTTCCTCCCGCCGGTTAACTTCGACGACCTCCCAGAAGGGACGAAGATCGAGACCATGATCACTCTCACCGTGACACGTTCGCTCCCAGCCCTTAGAGACGTTATGAAGTCCATGCTCTCGCGTTTCGGTTCGGTCAGCGCTCTCGTCGTCGACCTTTTTGGCACCGACGCTTTTGATGTCGCACGAGAGTTCAACTTGTTGTCGTATATTTTTTACCCGTCGACAGCCATGGCCTTGTGTCTCTTCCTCCACTTACCAATTCTCGACGAAACGGTGTCGGGTGAGTTCAGAGAGATGTCCGAGCCGGTAAGAATTCCGGGTTGTATTCCGATCCCGGGTAAGGAATTGCTTGACCCAGTTCAAGATAGGAAAAACGACGCTTACAAATATACTCTTCACAACGCGAAACGGTATCGTTTAGCTGACGGGATTGTGGTGAATTCGTTCTTGGAGTTGGAGACCGGAGCCGTAACGGCTTTGACAAAGAGTGAGTCAGGTAAGCCGCCGGTTTACCCAGTTGGACCGTTGGTGAACATGGAACCGGCGACGAAGGCTGACGAGTCCAATTGTCTGGCGTGGCTTGACAAGCAGCCACATGGCAGCGTCTTATTCGTTTCGTTTGGGAGTGGAGGGACCCTCTCGTCGGAGCAGATTAATGAGCTAGCTTTGGGATTAGAGATGAGTGAGCAACGATTCTTGTGGGTGGTGAGGAGGCCCAACGACAAAGTCACAAACGCCACGTATTTTAGCGGTACCGCCCAAAACGAATCGTCGTTTGATTTCTTGCCTAATGGGTTTTTGGAGCGAACCAAAGGCAGGGGCCTGGTGGTGCCATCTTGGGCCCCACAGTCCCAAATTCTGAGCCATGGCTCGACGGGTGGTTTCCTGTCCCATTGTGGGTGGAACTCCACGCTAGAGAGCGTGTTCAATGGTGTGCCACTCGTGGCTTGGCCACTCTACGCAGAGCAGAGAATGAACGCTTTTATGTTGACCGAAGAAATTAAAGTGGCATTAAGGCCTAAAGAGAGTGAAAACCGTGTCGTTCAAAGGGAAGAAATTGCCAAAGTGGTCAAGTCCCTGATCGAAGGGGAAGAAGGTAAAAATCTTAGAAACCGAATGAAGGACCTTAAAGAAGCTGCGGCTAAGGCTCTGAGCCCGAATGGGGCTTCTACTAAAGCACTGTCTGAGGTAGCTGACAAGTGGAAGAACAAGACGTGCAATTAG